Genomic window (Polaribacter batillariae):
GAGTACTACAGATATTGAAGAACAAATACGGGAATTGTATAATTTTAACATCTCTAGTTCAGCCATTTCTAGAATCACAGATAAAATTACAGCTGACATTATTGCTTGGAAAAATAGACCTTTAGAAGCTACTTATCTGATTGTATGGATGGATGGCATCGTTTTTAAGGTTCGTGAAAACTCCAAAGTCATCAATAAAACAATTTACATTGCTGTTGGTCTTAGAGTAGATGGTAAAAAAGAAGTTTTAGGACTTTGGTTAGGAAAAAACGAATCTTCCTCTTTTTGGATGAGCGTTTTAACCGACATAAAAGCCAGAGGAACACAAGACATTTTAATTACAGCAACTGATAATTTAAACGGATTTACAGACACCATTAAAACTATTTTTCCCAATTCAGTAACACAAATATGTGTGGTTCATCAAATCAGAAACTCTTGTAAATATGTAGTCTGGAAAGATAAAAAAGCCTTTACAAGAGATATGAAGCAAATCTATACAGCTCCTACAAAAGAAGCAGCAAAAGCAGCCTTAGAAGACTTTAAAGAAAAATGGGAATCCAAATATTCTTATGCCATTAAATCATGGGAAAACAATTGGGATGAACTCACTGTTTTCTTCGATTTCCCATTAGAAATCAGAACCATTATTTATACCACAAATTTAATTGAAAACTTAAATGGGAAAATTAGAAAATACACTAAAAACAAACTCTCATATCCAACAGATGATGCTGTAATTAAATCCGTATTTTTAGCTTTGAGAGAATCAACAAAAAAATGGACATTGCCTATTAGAAATTGGGGTATCATTCTTAACCAATTTTTGGCTATATTTGAAAACAGGATTAAACTATGAAAAATTTAATCCTGTAATTTTTAACTTACACACTTTGTGGGAAAGTGTCCTTTTTTTATAAGAATTTTATTGTTTATCTTTTTTGTCTTTGGCGTATTTGCGCATTAATTTTCTACCAAATTCTCTTTCTGCAATATGCAGTTTTAATATTTTTTTATACGGAAGAAATTTCGATACTTTATGCAAAAAATCTTCTTTTTCTTGAATCATTTTTTTACCTAAATCTTCTTTCATTAAAACTAGCTTTTTAGCTTCTGCTTCAGTTAAACCTTCTAAATTACCAGCATCTTTTATTCTTTTTTTAATATCTATTCTCCATTTATCTCTTAAAATATCTATTTTTTCTTCGTGTGCATTGTAAATAGGCCAAAATTTTTGAGCCTCTGTAGTCGAAAGTTGCAACTCTTCTGTAAAATAAGAGACTTTTAAAGCCTTAATTTTTTTTCTACTTTCTTTTCTTTCTTGTGTAAATACCTGGAAAATTGTTAGCAATAAAAGCGTAAAAGTTAAAATGTTATTTTTCATTTTTTTAATCAATTTCGTTTAGTATAGATGTGTTTTCTGTAGAAATAATGTAATCTTCAATCGCATCATCTTTAATATTGGTAAAAGCAAAATCGTTTTCGTTTACAATATTGTTATTTAAAACATTGGCAAAATCTTCATCAGATAATTCATTAAAATTATCAACCATCCAATTTTCGATATCTGTTTCTGCCACTGCATCAAAATTTATTTCTGTAGTATTGTTTAAATTATTAACATACGTAAGTCCTATTAATAAAGCAATTGAAGCTGCAATGGCTATAGAAATTCGTTTTAAATTTTTAGATTTTAAAGAAATAACTTTGGGTGTTCTTTTTTCTGAAACAATTTTATCTAAAATACTGTTTTCTAGGTTTTTAAAATAATTATCTGGTACTTTAAATGAATTTTGTTTAGATAGAGATTCTTCAAAAATAAATGAAGAAAAACGATCTTCTGCATTGTCGAAATAATTTAATGGAGCAGAAAAACCAGTATTTTTACCAGTAATCGATTTTAAAAAATCTTCGCTATTTTTAATATCTTCTTTCATATGTTTCTTAGACCTTATTTTTATAAAAAGGTTTAATCGGTTTTATTTTTTATATAACTTTCTATTTTCTTAACTGCATGAAAATAAGAGGCTTTTAAGGCTCCTACAGAAGTTTCTAAAATGCTAGCAATCTCTTCGTATTTTAGTTCGTCGAAATATTTCATATTAAAAACCAGTTGTTGTTTCTGTGGAAGTGTTGCAATGGCTTTTTGCAAAATAAGTTGTATTTCGTCTCCAGAGAAAAAAACATCACTTTTTAAGGTAGAGGCTAATTGTTCTTGCATTTTAGAAATATCTACATTTCTTTCTTTTGCTCTTTT
Coding sequences:
- a CDS encoding IS256 family transposase encodes the protein MKPEDLLNEEFLKQFKTGSELTSFIEQLHKRGVEKILEGELDAHLDYDKHQKSNNPNSRNGYGTKTIKTHLGETKIKVPRDRDATFNPMLIKKRESTADGVENLIISLYAKGMSTTDIEEQIRELYNFNISSSAISRITDKITADIIAWKNRPLEATYLIVWMDGIVFKVRENSKVINKTIYIAVGLRVDGKKEVLGLWLGKNESSSFWMSVLTDIKARGTQDILITATDNLNGFTDTIKTIFPNSVTQICVVHQIRNSCKYVVWKDKKAFTRDMKQIYTAPTKEAAKAALEDFKEKWESKYSYAIKSWENNWDELTVFFDFPLEIRTIIYTTNLIENLNGKIRKYTKNKLSYPTDDAVIKSVFLALRESTKKWTLPIRNWGIILNQFLAIFENRIKL
- a CDS encoding sensor of ECF-type sigma factor; protein product: MKNNILTFTLLLLTIFQVFTQERKESRKKIKALKVSYFTEELQLSTTEAQKFWPIYNAHEEKIDILRDKWRIDIKKRIKDAGNLEGLTEAEAKKLVLMKEDLGKKMIQEKEDFLHKVSKFLPYKKILKLHIAEREFGRKLMRKYAKDKKDKQ
- a CDS encoding RNA polymerase sigma factor encodes the protein MTDESVLVEQLKNSQTREKAFRELVSLYKERLYWHIRKIVIAHDDADDVLQNTFIKVYRNIDKFNQESKLFSWMYRIATNESITFINKRAKERNVDISKMQEQLASTLKSDVFFSGDEIQLILQKAIATLPQKQQLVFNMKYFDELKYEEIASILETSVGALKASYFHAVKKIESYIKNKTD